The Sinomicrobium kalidii region ACAGTCCGCAAAGACGCTTTGGGCGGTAATCAGGTTGTTAATGTAGGAAAGCCTGTCAATTCTGCCGCTGATGATTTTGCCTATATCATTAACGAGGAGAACAAGAGCGGGTTCTTTTCTTCCAATCGTGGCCAGGATAGCGGTTTCGACAATATATACGCCCTTTTGGAAAAGGAACCGATCGCTCTTGCTGCAGAACTTTGCGGGCATGTGAGGGACAGTCTTACCAAGGAACCATTGCCCGGGACACAGCTCACCTTATACGATGAGAATGGCCGGGAACTAAAAACGCTTCAAACCGATAGCTCAGGCGATTTTTGCCTGGAAGTAGCCCTCCGTAAAAATTATAACCTCCGGGCTGAAAAAGCGGAATACCAAATCCACGAGGAGTTTATTACCGGCCTGAAGAACGGGGAAAAGCGGGAATTATTAATTGAACTGAACAGGGAAGATATCGTAGTAACCACCGGGGATGACCTGACCGAAAAACTGGGATTAAAACCCATTTATTTTGACTTTGACGGCTACAGGATACGGGAAGTATCGAAAATAGAGTTGGGTAAAGTTATTGAAGTCATGCAGCAATATCCCGGGATCTCCATTGATGTACGGTCACATACCGACAGCAGGGGAAGCGATTCCTATAACCTGCAATTATCCGAAAGAAGGGCCAAAGCTACAGTAGATTATATAGTGAATACGGGAGAAATATCGCGTAACAGGATAAACGGGAAAGGTTATGGAGAAACACAACTGGTAAATGAATGCAGTAATGATGTACCGTGTACGGCCGAACAGCATCAATTGAACAGGAGAAGTGAATTTGTTATCATAAAGATGTAGGGAGTTCACAGCCCGGAAAACAGCGCGCCTTTAATTCCCGGGAGGCCTCTGCATAGATTTTATAGAAAACGCTAAAACTGTACCTACTATGGAAAGTATATATGAAATAATGGTAGAACCGGACTATATTAATGATACCGGTAGTCCGGATGAGGGATTTTATAGGAAAAGGAAGGGGCTTGAGGTTGAGGAAATCTTAAAGAATTTAAAAAAATACCTGGGGATCAAAACGAATGTGGAACTTTCGGAAATCCTTGATGTCCGACCCAATACCATATCTACGTGGAAAAAAAGGAACAGCATGGACTATAGTCGGTTGATAGCTATTGGAAAATCGCATAAACTGGACCTTAATCGCTTGTTTTCAAATAAAGTAAAGAAGGAGACATTCAATGAAAATGTCATTGTAGTACCCCGGGAGTTTCAATACCAGTACGTAACCAGCTTCGGTGAAAAAGAATTTCTGGATGGTATGCCCAGGTACAGATTTCCTTTTGCTACCGGAAAAGGAAAAATAAGAATATTCCAGGTAGATAATATCACTTCATTTTCTTCTTTTAAAGGAAATTTTTTTGCCGTCGGAGAGCTGATCAATGGTATCGGGAATATAACGGAAGACACGGTTTATATCGTTGTAAACAAAGTAAGTGGAATTTCCGTAGGCAAGATCGAACAATACGATAACGACCCGGATGCTTTGTATATCGTAAACAATCAAAATAAAATAATGAGAAATAAAATCAGGATATCTGCGGGGGATGTTGTGGAAATATGGGAGGTGAATAATATTGTTTTCGGGAAGTTATGATATCCGGAAGACTGATGAAATTCATGATCCGTCAGGCAGGATCGTGAGATATCCGTGAAAGAAGAAGCGGGGGATTAAAGATACTTGAGTAGATAGGCTAATAAAAAAAATATTATGTGGAAACCTATAATACGCAATAAAACCATTGCCCTTTAATTTCGGCCCGGGAGGTGCAAATAGCGATTAATCAAATAATACCACTAGAATTTACACGGCCGGAGCATCGCGGTCTGCCAGGCCATCGGCATTGCTTATTCTGTCCGATATGCGCTATCAATGTCCTTACATGTAAAATACATTGAATTTATGACCATCCGGGTCGGTAAAAACAAAACCATAATATCCATTTCCAAATTCTTCTGCGGGGGAAATGATCGTTCCGCCTGCTTTTATAACTTCATCCTCCCAATTGTTAACTTCCTCTTTGCTGTCAGCCGAAAGCGTGAATACAATTTCATTTCCATGTTTCAGGTCGGCTATTTCCCCTTTAATGTTCGATTTTAGTCAGATTTAAAAACCTATGGACTTCAAGACCATAGTGGTTTAGTACTTCCTTCAAAAAGAAATGAATTACAAAATCATTTTTGCCGACAAAAAAACTTGTTAATTCTTCAGATGCTCCATTGGATTTAAATCCTAATTCAGTGTAGAATTTAGTGGTCCGTTCCAAATCCTTCACAGTTAAATTTGCCCATATCTCTTTGTTTTTCATAATAGTTATGTTTTACAGTTTCTGATGTTTCATTTTTTTAATTGCTCTTTTTGCCTGCTTTGGCAATACCCGTGATTTCCAAAATTCCGACACTGTGTTCAAAGGTCATCCAACCGGGTATTGCCCCGGACAGGGTTTTTCTTCATCGGAAAGTGTTAAAGGAACGGTGCCGTTCCCTTCCTGTGGACGTCCCTTTACAATAATTTAATTTGCACATAACCATCCTGTTGATCAAAACGTATAGTTTTAACATTTCAAAGAAAAACCCAATGCAGGATGAAACCCTTTACAAACAACTTCAGGACGACAGGGAAGAAGCACTGGGTATTCTTTTTGACAAATACTTTCCCGGTCTGTGTTTCTATTCACAGCGTATTACCGGATCGAAAGAACTTGCCGAAGAAATAGTAGCCGATGTATTTATCAGGATCTGGGAAAACCGGAAAAAGACAAGTATAGGGAATGTCAGGAGTTATCTTTACACCGGTGTTAAAAACAGATCACTTCAAATCGTTGAGAAGGAAAAAACACATCGCTCTGCTAAGCGGGAACAGAACGATTTGTACTTACAGACCACCGATCATGAGTCCCGTACCATTTCGCGGGAATCCCTGGAACAGGTGATGGCCGTTATTCAGAAAATGCCGGAACAACGCCGGACCGTGTTTCTTTTAAACCGTATTAACGGGTTAAAGTACAAGGAAATAGCTGCAAGTCTTGATATTTCCATACACACTGTTCAGAATCACATGGTCAATGCGGTACGTTTTCTGCACGAAAACCTGTCCAGGAATTATTCCTCCAAATAAACTTTACTTAACCTTTTCTTAAACAATGTGAATAGCAGGTTCCGGCCCCAAACAGGTCTTTATCAGTAAAAGACCTAAATTCCCGTATGCTATGCAGGACAAATTCTGGGAGCTGACCACTAAATATTTTTCCAATGAAGCCAATGAAAAAGATATTCACCTGCTTTCCGAATTGCTTCAGAAAAATGAAGAATATCAAAAGATTTTTGACGAACTGGCCTTGCAGTGGAACATGGCCGGAAATATAGCTTATGCCTCCTTTGATAAGGAAAGGGCAAGTTTAAAGATGAATGCCGCGGTTTCTTCGGGGAGAAAACGGAATAAAAAACAGAGAAAGCTGTGGTGGAGTGCAGCGGCAGTCCTTTTGTGTTTACTGGGGCTTGTGCCGGTCATCCTGCTCAGGTCTTCCCGGTGGACTACATTTACCACAACAGACAATCAACACCTCAAGGTTTTGCTTCCCGACAGCTCATCCGTATGGCTCAACAGTAATGCTACGCTTGCCTATGATTTCAGTAAAGAGAATATACGCTGCGTCCGGTTGGAAGGAGAAGCCTATTTTGAGGTCACAAAAGATGCCCTGCGGCCGTTTGTTATAGAAAGTACCCACCTGACGACTACGGTACTGGGCACCTCCTTTAATATAAATGCCGGAAGTACGGAAGAGCAGGTGAGCGTAATAGAAGGGAAAGTAGCAGTAAAAAACCATAGGGGAGACCACGTGTTACTTCAGTCAGGCGACCAGGCAGGCTACCTGCAGGCTTCCGGAGGGCTGCGGAAGGTGAAAGTACACAATATTCACAATACCATTGCGTGGAAGGATGAAATATTTGATTTCAACAACATTCCCGTGGGCGATGCCCTGAATTACCTGGCAGAAGCCTATAACGTCTCTTTTGAGTATACGGACGAAAACATTAAACAATGTACCATAACCGCTTCCTTTGAGAAACAATCGCTAAAGACCATCCTTAATATTATCTGTCTTTCCATACACTGTAAATATCGTGTGTTGCCCGGTGAAAGGAAGGTTGTAATATCGGGGGAAGGATGTTAAAAAAAACCGGAAAATACTGGAACTATTTTCCGGCCAAAACCAATAAATGATTTTATCAACTAAATGCAATTTCAAAAATGAGAAAATTAATTCTTACAAAAAAGAAAATTCCTGTCATTTTTTTATGGCTGGCAGGGTGTTTTACGTTCCTTTATGGCGGACCGTTACGTGCCTTTAATGCCGATCCCGATCTTCTTCGGGAACGGGTTTCGCTAACGGTAAATAACCAAAGCCTGAAATATTTTTTGAAGAACATAGAACAACAACTGGAAATTAAGTTCGTATACAGTGAAAGCAGGATAGACCTCAGTAAGAGGGTATCCGGAAAATTTGATCGCGAACCGCTGGGGAATGTCCTCCGCAACAGTTTACCCGAATCCGTCGGATATGCGGTAAGCGGCCGTAGTATCATCCTGAAACCCAAAAAGGCCGGGAAGGAAAATCCGGTAGGTAAAGGGATAATCATGGGGAATATCAGAGGAAAAGACAGCGGCGAAGCGCTTCCTTACGCCACTATTATCGTCCGGGGGACCTCGAAGGGGACCGTAGCCGACGAGAGCGGTAATTTCAGGCTCCGTGACCTGAACGAAGGCACGGCTGTTCTGGAAGTAACTTATGTGGGGTATGAAAAACAGGAAAGCGAAGTGCATATAAGGAACGGAGAGACCATCAGGGCGGATTTTGTGCTCACTCCGCTGTTCGACCAGTTGGAAGGGGTCACCGTAACCGGTATCCGCCGCGGCGAAGTAAAGGCCCTTTCGCAAATGAAAGCCGCAGAAAACATAAAATATGTGATGTCGCAGGAACAGATGGAGCGTTTCCCGGATATGACACTGAGTGAGTCCCTGCAAAGGGTTCCCGGAGTGGCTGTCGGATATAGCTACGGACTTGCCAGGGACATTATTATCAGGGGGCTCGGTCAGGGCCTGAGTTCCATTACCATAAACGGTACGAGGTTACCTTCCACGAGTGCCGGGTACCGGGATACCGACCTTAATGGCGTATTGTCTGATGTGGTGGAAGCTGTAGAGGTAGTAAAGACCTTAACCCCGGATATGGATGCCGACGGAACCGGGGGAACCGTAAATATCATTACCAAAAGCCCGCCCCTGAACTCCAGGACACTGGATGCAAAAGCCTCCGCAGGATACAACAATCTGGTGGACAAGGCCAATTACGAAATGGGGGCCACTTACGGACAGCGGTTAAAAAAAACCGGGTTTGTGGTTGGTGCTAATTACCTGAGGACCAGTCGGGGTGAAGACCGTGTGGAAAAGGGCTATGACGAATATGAACTCGATGGCAGGGAACAGCTTTTACTGGAAGAGTACGATCTCACCGGTTATATGATCAAAAGAGACAATGTAGGAGTAAACGCGGAATTCGATTACTATCCCGATGACCATTCCAGGTATTACATAAGGGGATCTTACAATAAGTACTATGAAAAACAAAACAGGCTGCGCAGGATCACCGGTATAGGAGAATATATTTCCACTACCCGGATCAGTGATGTCCGGGTTACCCAGTTCGGGAACTGGAGGGATTATCACCGTGACCTCACCATCATTTCCATTGGGGGGAAGACGTCTTTTTCTTCCTGGAATCTGGACTTTGACCTGACGTACAGTGGCGGCAATTACGATCAGCCCATTTATTACAGGGCAAATTTCGAAAGGAGCGGCATGTCGGGTGAACTGGATCTCAGTAATCCCAGGGTTCCGAAGATAGATTACGTGGAAGAAGCCCCTTACGACCCCACTCAATATACCACCAACAGGTACATCAACCGTCACGATTCCTCAAAAGATCACGACGGACAGTTGACTTTTAACATTTCAAAACCTTATACCATAGGGGACATATCGGGAGAATTTAAATTTGGCGGGCGGTTCCGGTATAAATACAATGACCGTTCCAGAAATTATTTTCTCCACGACCTCAGGGAAGGAGAGTTCGTTCTTGCCGACTATCTTTCCGGTTATAGAAAAGATGATCATTTCGACAATAATTACGTACTTGACAATTTCCCGGATGCCGAGGCACTGGAAGATTTTTACGAAAATAACAAAGGCCTTTTTAAAGATAATGAAAATTATACACGACAGAATACCGATCCCGATTCCTTTTTCGGAAATGAGTATCTCGGGGCGGGATATGTCATGACCAAACTGAATTTCAGTAACTTTGAAGTCGTAGGCGGTGTTCGTTACGAACAGACCGGGTTTCACTATAAAGGAAACCAGGTGAATTTTGACGAAGATGGTAATTACCTGAATACCTTTCGTGTGGATTCTGAAAAGACTTTTGACGGCTTTTTCCCATCCCTGAACATAAAATACACGCTCAGGGAAAATACCAATTTCCGGTTTGCAGTAACAAGGTCGCTTTCCAGGCCCAGTTATTACGATCTGGTCCCCTGGGAAGAGGTCCTGAACAGCCGGGAAGAAATAAATATGGGAAACCCCGATCTCATACAGGCGACCTCGATGAACTACGACCTGCTTTTTGAACACTATTTTCAATCGGTGGGGTTGATATCCGGTGGTGTTTTTTACAAAAAGATCGGGAATTACATCTACGAATCCAATTACATCCGGGAAGGCGGTACATACGACGGCTGGGAGGTGGAACAGGTAGTAAACGGTGCCAGTGCCACCGTAAAGGGACTGGAATTGTCATGGCAACAGCAACTTACTTTTCTCCCCGGATTTCTCAACGGCCTGGGAATCTATGCCAATTATACTTATGTGGATTCGGAAATGGAAGTTCCGGGCATTGAACAGGTGAGGACCGTTAAACTCCCTGAAATGCGCCCGCATGTAGGAAATGTTTCGCTTTCTTATGAAAAATATGGTTTTTCCGGGAGAGTATCCATGTATTTTTACGATACCTACATTACCGAACTCGGAAACAATGCCGACCGGGACGAACTGGAAAGGGCCCGGAAACAGATAGACATATCGGCATCGCAAAAACTGAACGACAGGTGGAGTATTTTCGTTAACCTCAGTAATATTACCAATGCCCCGATCTCTTTCAGGTTCGGGGACGGACGTCGTCTGGACGACATGTATTATTCTTCCTGGGGGAACCTGGGAGTACGGTTTAATCTCAATTAAAATAAAAACTATAGATCATGTATAAAATTCAACTATTATCCGTTTTTCTGGCCGGCTTTTTCTGTATAGCGGTAAACGGGCAGGAGTTTTTGCCCGGCCCTTTTCCCGACCGTGTCGTATTGACGTGGAGCGATGATCCGCGAACTTCGCAGACCGTAAACTGGAGGACCGACGGACAGACCCGCATCTCCTACCTGGAAGTGGCCGAAGCCGATGCTTCCCCGGATTTTCCCTCAAAGGCGAAACGCATACAAGCGGAAACGTCATTTCTTGAAGTTGACGGCGTCAGGGCCAATTACCACACCGTAGAGATTGATTCCCTGTCGCCCGGGACTTTGTACGCTTACCGTGTAGGGCAGGGGGAGTCGTGGAGCGAATGGTACCATTTCAGTACGGCCCCGGAAGAAGATCAACCGTTTTCTTTTATCTATTTCGGGGATGCACAGAACAATTTGAAATCCATGTGGTCCAGGGTTGTCCGGCAGGCCTACAGTGCAATGCCCCGGGCCCGTTTTATGTTGCACGCCGGAGACCTGATCAACAGGACACATAACGACAGGGAATGGGGAGAGTGGCATCATGCCGGGAGTTTTATCCATGCCATGATTCCAAGTGTTCCGTCACCCGGGAACCATGAATACGACCGGGATGAAGAGGGAAATTTACAACTGGATGTCCACTGGAAAAAGACGTTTCACATGCCGTCCAATGGCCCCGAAGGCCTGGAGAGTTCCGTTTATTACCTGGATTATGGCAATTGCAGGATTATTTCTTTGAATTCACAGGAAATTATACTGGATGAGGTTTCCAGGGAAAAACAGGCGAAATGGCTGGACAGGGTGTTGTCCGGGAATAAGAAGACATGGACGGTTATCACCTTTCACCATCCCCTATTTTCTTCCAAGGAAGGCAGGGACAATCCCGAATTCCGGAAGACATTCAAACCCATTTTTGACAAGTATAAAGTAGACCTTGTTTTACAGGGGCACGATCATACTTACGGAAGGGGGCGTAACCTTCCCGTAGGTGTCACCAATACGGATGCCGGGTCGGGAACCATGTATGTGGTTTCCGTAAGCGGGCCCAAAATGTATAACCTTACCACCGACCGCTGGATGGACAGGGCCGCAAGCAATACGCAGCTTTACCAGATCATATCGATTGCCGGGGATACACTTTCTTTCGAGGCTTATACGGCTACAGGACAGCTATATGATGCTTTTGACATTGTTAAGGGCAATGGTAAAAAGGAATGGAAGGAACGAGTACCACAGGATACCCGGGAAAGGACGGCTTTACCCAAACACTATTTAAAAAAGCTTTCAAAAAAGGAGATCGAGGAATATCACAAGGTGTATCCCGAACGGCATTAATGCTATTTTACAGTTAACAATAAGGAAATTATGTCCGGGCCTGAATATATCGATACAGATTATTCAGGCCCGGACACTTCATCTTTTAATTACACATCGCCTGTCTTTCCTATGCCCTTGAAAAAATAACCGATATCTTTATAGAACCGACAATGACTTTTATCAATACCCCGGATAACAGAATCGGAGTTTGGAGGTCTCCTGTTTTCTTAGGTTGTAAGTTGCCGGTAATGTATGTCCCCTGATCTACAATGTCGATAAAAACTCCTTCAAAACTTCTACGGTACGTTTGAGCTCGTCGTGGTGCAGGTTATGACCGGCTCCGTCGATGTGTACGAGTTTGCCTTTCTGTATCACCGTGGCCGCTTTCTCGTTGGCCTTGCGCTGTTCCGGCGATGCGTCGGCTTTGAGCACAAGCGCGGGTACCGGAATTTTTGCCAGCGCATCTCCGGTCCTCATGGTGCCCGACATGGCCTGCCACGTTTTATCTGTATAGGCACCGTGATATTGTTTTTTCGAGAGTGCCCAATACCGGCAGTCCACTGCATCCCATTTGGGGCTGTTGCGGTGGCAGGTCGCCACCAGGTCGTCGAAGCTATAGTTGTTCTGTGCTACCAGCGTTTCCGGAGGTCCGGACATACTTACGGAAAGCCGGTCCGGCGCCTGGGTTTCGGGTTGCGGAGCTTTGGGCGGCGCATCATTTCCGGTGCTACGTGCTCTACCGCTTTCCCCGGCGGGAAAGCGGTAGAGCATGGGGTCCAGCATAATAATAGCCTTCGCCAGATCCGGATATTCCGCACCTACGCGCATTACCGTAGCAGCGCCCATGGAATGCCCCATCAGGATAGGCTTTTCGAACTTCATCACGCGCACGAACTCCACCACGTCTTTTACCAGCGTATTGCCGTCATCGGAGGTAGTGAACGGGTCAGACAGGCCGTGCCCCCGGGCATCAAGCATATATATGTCGTACGAATCCTGTAGTTTCCAGGTAAGCGTGGTCCAGCTGAGCCCGATATCCGTAACTCCGTGAACCATCACGATAACGGGTTTATCAGGTGCGGGAACAGCATGATAGTAGTGGATGCGAATCCCATTTGCATACACATAGCCGTCCGACCATCCGTCAGGGATTTCCGGGGTATCGCCGGCGTTTGCAATAGCAGGTAACAGGATCAACAGTCCCAGCATCTGCAAGTAGAAATAGATTTTTTTGGCTTTTTTCATAGTAATGACTCCTTTCTGATTTTTTAATTTAACAGTATAACATTGCTCACTTGAATTATTGCTTATAGTCCTTTTTGTATTTTGAGGGGGAAAGGCCCAAGACCCGTTTGAACATCCTGGAAAAATAAAAGGGATCGGTAAATCCCAGGGCATTGGCAATTTCCTTTACATTCATATTGGTAAAGTACAGGTACTGACAGGATTTCTGGATTTTCAGGTGGATAAAATATTTGATCGGAGATGTTCCGGTTGCCGTTTTAAACAATTCCGAATAGCGGGATACCGATAGAAATTGCTGGGAAGCCAGGTCTTTGATGGAAAGCGATTTGTCGAGATGTTTTTTCATGTACGTTATCGATTGATTCACCGGGTTTTTCCGTTCTGTCGGATCATTGGTCCGGGATTGATAAATAAAGGAACTTATATAGTGCAAAAGATATATGTTGGAAAGCTCCAGAGAGGCGTCATCAAAACTGTTTTCCAGAAGTTTGATCATTTTCAGGAACAATTCCGTTCGCTGCTCGTCGTAAGGGATTTTGATGGTTCTGTCCGGGTTGTACTTCAACAACCTTTCGTATATGGAATCCGCATTGTTTCCGATAAAGTGAACCCAGTAAATGCTCCATGGATCGGACAGGGAACTTTTATAATGATGTGGAATACCAGCGGGAATAATAAAAAACTGGTTAGGCTGAAGTTCCAATTCTTCGTTCCCGATAAAAATAACTCCCTTTCCTTCCACACAGTATAACAGGATATATTCGTCACACCCTTTTTTCCTTTCGCGGTCGTGATAATTGGCAAAAGGGTAGTACCCGATAGCGGTTATATACAGGGAATTTATAATCGGGTTCACTTCAATTTTCTTCCTTACATCAGGCGGCAAGACGATCATCCGTTGACCTACAAAACCTTCTTTGATCTTCAGGGATTCATTGTCCATGATTAAGCGTACTTGACAGTTGGATTTATATACACAAGTTTAGTACATGACAAAAATTGTTTTAACCGGGTTTCTCGGAAAATCGGTTTTACCCCGGCCATTTCGACTGGGCTCAATGCATTGCCTGGAGGGAGCCTGATTTTCCTCTCCCGATATTTATCGGGAGAGGAAAATCCATCAAAATTAAATTTTTGTCATGTACTAAAATGCACAAGCTACAATGAATTTGTTATTTACTAAAATAAAGCTGTTGATTTTGACATAAGTTAAAACATGAAAGCTAAAAAATAATAAAATCGTAAAATAATCCATCCTATTGCTATGAATATCCATGTTGACGAGAAGAGAATGCCGTTAATTTTGTGGGCTAAGCAGTTGAGGAAATACTGTAATTAACCCATCCAAAAACAAACTTATGATAACACCTGACCGACAAAAAAAGACCAATGATATCAGGAATTTACTGCTGATATGGTGCTTTTCAGTATTGTTTTCTTCCTGTAACACCGGGCATTCGGACGCATCGTCAGCACTGGATTTATCCGGAAAATGGACATTCCGGATAGATTCCACGGATGTGGGGACCGGCCAACAGTGGTTTAAGCAGGAATTCGAAGATATTGTAACCCTTCCGGGCTCCATGACCACCAACGGAAAAGGGAATGATATAGGGCTTTCCACGCCCTGGACGGGATCTTTTCTGGATTCCTCCTATTTTAAAGCCCCTTCTTATAAAAAATACAGACAGGCCGGAAACATCAAGGTACCTTTTTGGTTACAACCCGAAAAATATTACAAAGGGGTGGCGTGGTACCAGAAGCAGATTGAGATCCCTTCCGACTGGAAAGGAAAATCCCTGGAGTTTAAAATAGAACGGGGCCATTGGGAGACCACGGTATGGCTGGACGATCAGCTCCTGGGAACAGAAAACAGCCTGGGGACACCGCAGGTATTTGAACTCCCGGAAAATTTGGCCCCGGGAACATATACGCTATCTGTTAAAGTGGATAACAGGGTTAAGGATATTGATGTAGGCATCAATTCCCACAGCATTTCCGATCATACACAGTCCAACTGGAATGGTATGGTAGGGGAGCTCTCCATAACAGCAAAACCGCTGGTTCATATCGAGAAGATGGCCCTGTACCCGGATATAGAGAAGAAGGAGGTGAATGTAAAACTTGTCATTGCCAATGGATCGGGCGGAGCGCAAACTGTTAAGGCGCTGTTTAAAGTTACCGGCGAAGAAGAAAACCTGCCGGAAAAGGAGGCAGAAATAAAACTGGAAAAGGGAGAGAACAGCTTTGATCTGAATTATGACATGGGCGATTCCCCGGTTTTATGGGATGAGTTCACTCCTAACCTGTACGAGATGTCCGTTCAATTACAGGGTACCGATTTTGAAGACGCCAGGAAAGCGCAATTCGGGATGCGAAAATTCGCAACCAATGGCTCTCAGCTTACCATAAACAACAGGCTTACATTTATGAGAGGTACCCTGGAATGTGCCATATTCCCAAAAACGGGTTATCCGCCTACGGATAAGGAGGAATGGAAGCGGATCATAAACGTGTGCAAGTCCTTTGGGCTTAATCATATGCGCTTTCACTCCTGGTGTCCTCCCGAAGCAGCGTTTGATGCAGCCGATGAACTCGGATTCTACTTCCAGGTAGAATGCAGCTCATGGGCAAATTTTTCGACTGCCATCGGCGACGGCTCTCCCCTGGACACCTATATCATGGAGGAAAGCGAGCGTATAATAGAGGCCTACGGAAATCATCCGTCGTTTTGTTTTATGGCCTATGGCAATGAGCCCGGAGGAGAACACCACAAGGAGTACCTGAGAAATTTTGTAGAATACTGGAAAACAAAGGACCCCCGTCGACTATATACGACAGCCGCAGGATGGCCTGTGATCGATCAAAATGATTTTAACAGCACTTCAGATCCGCGTATTCAGGGATGGGGTCAGGGACTGAACAGTATTATCAATAAAGAAGCGCCCAGCACAGATTATGACTGGAGCGCCATCACATCGCAATGGGAACAACCGACCATTAGTCATGAAATAGGGCAGTGGTGTGTGTATCCCAATTTTGAGGAAATGTCAAAATATACCGGTGTACTCAAACCTAAGAATTTCGAAATATTCAAGGACAGGTTGTAT contains the following coding sequences:
- a CDS encoding alpha/beta fold hydrolase, which translates into the protein MKKAKKIYFYLQMLGLLILLPAIANAGDTPEIPDGWSDGYVYANGIRIHYYHAVPAPDKPVIVMVHGVTDIGLSWTTLTWKLQDSYDIYMLDARGHGLSDPFTTSDDGNTLVKDVVEFVRVMKFEKPILMGHSMGAATVMRVGAEYPDLAKAIIMLDPMLYRFPAGESGRARSTGNDAPPKAPQPETQAPDRLSVSMSGPPETLVAQNNYSFDDLVATCHRNSPKWDAVDCRYWALSKKQYHGAYTDKTWQAMSGTMRTGDALAKIPVPALVLKADASPEQRKANEKAATVIQKGKLVHIDGAGHNLHHDELKRTVEVLKEFLSTL
- a CDS encoding sugar-binding domain-containing protein; translated protein: MITPDRQKKTNDIRNLLLIWCFSVLFSSCNTGHSDASSALDLSGKWTFRIDSTDVGTGQQWFKQEFEDIVTLPGSMTTNGKGNDIGLSTPWTGSFLDSSYFKAPSYKKYRQAGNIKVPFWLQPEKYYKGVAWYQKQIEIPSDWKGKSLEFKIERGHWETTVWLDDQLLGTENSLGTPQVFELPENLAPGTYTLSVKVDNRVKDIDVGINSHSISDHTQSNWNGMVGELSITAKPLVHIEKMALYPDIEKKEVNVKLVIANGSGGAQTVKALFKVTGEEENLPEKEAEIKLEKGENSFDLNYDMGDSPVLWDEFTPNLYEMSVQLQGTDFEDARKAQFGMRKFATNGSQLTINNRLTFMRGTLECAIFPKTGYPPTDKEEWKRIINVCKSFGLNHMRFHSWCPPEAAFDAADELGFYFQVECSSWANFSTAIGDGSPLDTYIMEESERIIEAYGNHPSFCFMAYGNEPGGEHHKEYLRNFVEYWKTKDPRRLYTTAAGWPVIDQNDFNSTSDPRIQGWGQGLNSIINKEAPSTDYDWSAITSQWEQPTISHEIGQWCVYPNFEEMSKYTGVLKPKNFEIFKDRLYENGLDGMEKDFLMASGKLQALCYKADIEAALRTPGFGGFQLLDLHDFPGQGTALVGVLDPFWEEKGYITAEEYSRFCNATVPLVRLSRRVFVNNESFDAEVEIAHFGEETLKAVVPEWKIKHSNGETFARGNLPETDIPLGNGISLGEIHHSLSGIQEPEMLTLEVSVNDFVNSWPVWVYPEKQDIPGENKVRIARQLGAKEKKYLEGGGTLLLSLPKGSLKDEAGGDIAIGFSSIFWNTAWTNGQAPHTLGILCDPEHPAFAYFPTQNHSNWQWWDAMSHSNAIRLDHLSDGIKPVLRVIDDWFTSESLGLLVEGKVGKGKLLISGIDLLKDQQHRPEARQLLYSLERYMNSNAFNPETQLTFDKVKSILK
- a CDS encoding helix-turn-helix domain-containing protein codes for the protein MDNESLKIKEGFVGQRMIVLPPDVRKKIEVNPIINSLYITAIGYYPFANYHDRERKKGCDEYILLYCVEGKGVIFIGNEELELQPNQFFIIPAGIPHHYKSSLSDPWSIYWVHFIGNNADSIYERLLKYNPDRTIKIPYDEQRTELFLKMIKLLENSFDDASLELSNIYLLHYISSFIYQSRTNDPTERKNPVNQSITYMKKHLDKSLSIKDLASQQFLSVSRYSELFKTATGTSPIKYFIHLKIQKSCQYLYFTNMNVKEIANALGFTDPFYFSRMFKRVLGLSPSKYKKDYKQ